A single window of Nicotiana sylvestris chromosome 5, ASM39365v2, whole genome shotgun sequence DNA harbors:
- the LOC104215861 gene encoding protein RESISTANCE TO PHYTOPHTHORA 1, chloroplastic — MNSASMSASVLNCQILKFLPPKSSIFLKSPLLSGKSCRLCVSASSNELDKQLIEDPKEEIQEKTNGVIINSEEERRGENSTSTGPNAVLDNKELKKAVLKTAATFAPRASTATKNPAVPGTVLYTVFEVQGYVSMLLGGALSFNLIFPSNEPDIWRLMGMWSIWMFTVPSLRARDCSKNEKEALNYLFILIPLLNVIVPFFWKSFAVVWSVDTVAFLGMYAWKLGWLQKE; from the exons ATGAATTCTGCTTCAATGTCAGCATCAGTTTTAAACTGCCAAATCTTGAAATTTCTCCCACCCAAAAGCTCTATATTCTTGAAATCTCCATTACTTAGTGGCAAAAGTTGCAGACTTTGTGTGTCAGCAAGTTCAAATGAGTTGGATAAACAGTTAATAGAGGACCCAAAAGAGGAAATACAAGAAAAGACTAATGGGGTTATTATTAACAGtgaggaagaaagaagaggggAAAATTCTACTTCTACTGGTCCTAATGCTGTTCTTGATAATAAGGAACTCAAAAAG GCTGTTCTAAAGACTGCTGCGACCTTTGCACCAAGGGCTTCCACTGCCACAAAAAATCCTGCTGTACCTGGAACTGTTTTATACACTGTTTTTGAAGTGCAAGGCTATGTTTCAATGTTGCTCGGTGGAGCTCTCTCCTTCAATCTCATATTCCCCTCAAATGAACCAGACATCTGGAGACTAATGGGAATGTGGTCCATATGGATGTTTA CTGTCCCTTCTCTTCGGGCTCGGGATTGCTCAAAGAATGAGAAAGAAGCTCTCAATTATCTTTTTATCCTCATTCCCTTGCTTAATGTTATAGTCCCATTCTTCTGGAAGTCATTTGCTGTCGTTTGGTCAGTGGATACTGTAGCATTTCTTGGGATGTACGCTTGGAAG CTTGGATGGCTACAGAAAGAGTGA
- the LOC104215860 gene encoding probable serine/threonine-protein kinase PBL25 — MSCLPCFKKKSESPQEELPVAQPKEIATIPPHPAEPFQKDDNNPIENGNTNAKTFTFRELASATKNFKQECLIGEGGFGRVFKGTLQGGQVVAVKQLDRSGTQGNQEFLVELSKLTLLKHPNLVNLIGYCADGDQRILVFEYLPMGCVEDHLLDLKDGKKPLDWLSRMKIASGAANGLEYLHEKANPPIIYRDLKPSNILLDQDFNPKLSDYGIAKLAGGGSRTNMSPMMVGNGYCAPEFERSGELSMKSDVYCFGVVLLELITGRRVVDTSRPADEQNLVAWAQPFFRDPKRFPELADPRLGKKFPAKSLNQAVGVAAMCLQDEPMVRPLIGDVVAALSFLTMPQPDDPIPSSPPAPTPTSNMDKSNKDQQSSENEDQGDSDDEDQGDSNNEDASSESDQQSNEKVHDKQYSQKVHDKQRSQKAHDNQEDDRGSSDYGYGSGSGSSEYEDDSGDEQGEVTTKSGKWGSAGSRHKSKVKSRSRSVNSSSSSGTSNSNITRERQEKATVESNGK; from the exons ATGAGTTGCCTCCCTTGCTTCAAGAAAAAATCCGAATCGCCGCAGGAGGAGCTGCCGGTAGCTCAGCCTAAAGAGATCGCAACCATCCCACCACATCCCG CTGAACCCTTTCAGAAAGACGACAATAACCCTATCGAAAATGGTAACACCAATGCTAAGACTTTCACATTCCGTGAGCTTGCCAGTGCAACAAAGAATTTCAAGCAAGAATGCCTGATAGGTGAAGGTGGATTCGGAAGAGTGTTCAAGGGAACGCTTCAAGGCGGACAG GTTGTGGCAGTGAAGCAACTAGACAGGAGTGGAACACAAGGAAACCAGGAGTTTCTTGTTGAGCTCTCAAAGTTGACTCTCCTTAAGCACCCAAATctggtcaatctcattggatatTGTGCTGATGGCGATCAGCGGATTTTGGTCTTTGAATACCTGCCTATGGGTTGCGTAGAAGACCATCTCCTTG ACCTCAAAGATGGGAAAAAGCCATTAGATTGGCTATCCAGAATGAAGATAGCTTCAGGTGCTGCTAATGGACTCGAGTATCTACACGAAAAGGCCAATCCACCAATTATTTATCGTGATCTGAAACCCTCAAACATTCTACTGGATCAAGATTTCAATCCTAAACTTTCAGATTATGGTATTGCTAAGCTTGCAGGTGGAGGGAGTAGGACAAATATGTCTCCAATGATGGTGGGAAATGGTTATTGTGCTCCAGAGTTTGAAAGATCGGGTGAACTCTCTATGAAGTCAGATGTATACTGTTTTGGAGTTGTCTTGCTTGAACTTATAACAGGGCGTCGCGTAGTGGATACATCAAGGCCAGCAGATGAGCAAAATCTAGTTGCTTGG GCACAACCCTTTTTCAGGGATCCAAAGAGGTTCCCTGAATTGGCAGATCCGCGTCTTGGAAAGAAGTTTCCTGCCAAAAGTTTAAATCAAGCAGTTGGGGTTGCCGCAATGTGTCTTCAAGACGAACCAATGGTTCGTCCTTTAATTGGTGATGTTGTGGCAGCTCTTAGTTTTCTTACAATGCCACAACCCGATGACCCTATTCCTAGTTCGCCTCCAGCTCCAACCCCAACATCAAATATGGATAAGTCAAACAAAGATCAACAGAGTTCAGAAAATGAGGACCAAGGTGATTCAGATGATGAGGATCAAGGCGATTCAAATAATGAGGATGCAAGCAGTGAGAGTGACCAGCAAAGCAATGAAAAAGTCCATGACAAACAATATTCTCAAAAGGTCCATGACAAACAACGGTCTCAAAAAGCTCATGATAATCAAGAGGATGATAGAGGAAGTTCAGATTATGGATACGGAAGCGGATCGGGATCATCAGAATATGAGGATGACAGTGGAGATGAACAAGGAGAGGTGACAACAAAATCTGGAAAATGGGGTTCTGCAGGTTCGAGACATAAAAGCAAGGTAAAATCCCGCTCTAGAAGTGTCAACTCAAGTTCAAGTAGCGGAACATCCAACAGTAATATCACAAGGGAGCGTCAAGAGAAAGCAACTGTTGAATCTAATGGGAAATAA